From Chryseobacterium gallinarum, one genomic window encodes:
- a CDS encoding translocation/assembly module TamB domain-containing protein produces MAKLENNNENENKKSVAENLGDQVQKTVENVEGKVRETVKEASELASDAIHHPVETAEEFGKQAMKDVVSYTWWAKLLLILFWLGIILVGGVLIAINLPVTKQWAADQALKIVNQDFKADFSTESVDVNYFGDVTIKGLKVKDYKGFDFIKAREFRADSDWISLAVNAISGNSNSLSFNALTLVNADIKVITYKGDSIANFIRFTQLFDNGKKRDPNKPPFQLDSRVQIIDSKVSIVNENSPGEAGKWLVATGFNLKAPNVKVNGPNVSALINNMSFVTSRWGKSHFVDTFSTELSLTHQFLSLKDLTLNTDHTLLQGDIKFNLHDGSWSDFADKVRWDMNIKQGSQMSGYDISYFVTNWDNIKPFNLSGKMTGPLNKFHLENFLIRNPDVNIATKTMKVDNLLKGHFSIETKDLSTDFTYKDLKAMMPTFISSKMKNFADDFGKLKYNGTAKVDPNQVYVESGNLLTGIGQAKISKLSLTGYSTAMPKYTGYLEVKDLNTSVITKNKTVGLISGKFDLNGQSFDVNTMRLTTKSQIASIEIMDKVINNLYLDGLLDHKKYNGLITVNDEQAKANVKGLIDFSTSKIAMDVNADVSYLNMNYFTGKPGNQIVSGQVVGKMSMSSINDLILDVDANNLNFATATQKYTIPNARLKTFVDAGGRVIDVDAPGAATGKISGRYSLADLAGMVENGVGKILVGPPPRKLYRGQNFTLNFDVQQGLVNYFLPDLRLPKGAKVEGEYNGDSNNLILNLDAAALKYIMTKEDEITDADKALASSNPDYKVNDRKNISRDSALIDSVKVRINTASLNQQLYAKISRLEYNKNVIKDFELKGNNENSTTLHLSTVFKHGSPADESEDKLKEYAINVDQSTNAQGDYVFKFEPTEVKFNEVTWAIDTSPELNHSITYQKKTGDFDIRNLRIYSDKSALFIKEAQFKSAKDFYVDADINDFSIEKLLEMQSGGNGMDIQGLANGSVKIKMDKSTLQPLVDLTIDDIKMNGNDMGDITISATNGFSLNVYDIDIKVHSAGALGNNSLDVTGTVNNNTSSPDIDLTAQMRDFDLAFTQQFVQSIFGNMRGKATGDLKINGKLKNLDYNGDIALKDFGLKLLFTGVDYSFDDTVIQLTKGLAILNNIEVHDGRSNSKGNISGAIQFETLSSMGVSLVMRADNLLMLNTTQKDYDLFWGRVYGQGDLYVDGPVSGLSITTPNMKALNGSTFTFNSSSTSNVEEFKMLRFLKEGKDGLVTLEEKKKTGANMNVDFNLAVDKGTTVNVLVGDDVGNITVKGTADPLKFQMNRQGNIAMNGTYKVDNGTFVSKAILNKTFQIEKNSSIRWDGDAMKPALDINANYVRMVSNVGEYLSMGKLQPISILLQAHISQSLVDPKIDLDVTALDVSSQVRETLAAKMSQEGEKVLQFGSVLLLSTFNVSNSGGVDVNVGNVAESSGYNMLLKQLGSVLNTMSNEFQIDLNYVKGDQNSSIGDRANAGVSVALSPRINIKTGLGIPLSKTDNTQNNYLSGEGSVEYDLSKKNDGSLVIRAYSKPTNIGMVSTNGSANQAYGGGIVWSKSFNSLFKKKKKDKKASDNKTEIKTDSTKSNGK; encoded by the coding sequence ATGGCAAAGTTAGAGAATAATAACGAGAATGAGAATAAAAAATCAGTAGCTGAAAACCTAGGGGATCAGGTACAAAAAACTGTTGAGAATGTTGAGGGAAAAGTCCGGGAAACAGTAAAGGAGGCTTCTGAACTGGCTTCAGATGCCATTCATCATCCTGTAGAAACGGCTGAGGAATTTGGAAAACAGGCAATGAAAGATGTGGTAAGCTACACCTGGTGGGCGAAGCTTCTTTTGATTCTCTTTTGGCTTGGGATTATTCTTGTAGGTGGTGTCCTGATTGCCATTAATCTTCCGGTGACCAAGCAATGGGCAGCAGACCAGGCTCTTAAAATCGTTAACCAGGATTTTAAGGCAGACTTTTCTACAGAAAGTGTAGATGTAAACTATTTTGGGGATGTTACTATAAAAGGGCTGAAAGTTAAAGATTATAAAGGCTTTGATTTTATAAAAGCCCGTGAATTCCGTGCTGATTCAGATTGGATTTCCCTTGCGGTAAATGCTATTTCCGGAAATAGTAATTCTTTAAGCTTCAATGCCCTTACGCTTGTGAATGCTGATATTAAAGTAATCACCTATAAGGGAGACAGTATTGCCAATTTTATAAGATTCACCCAGCTTTTCGATAACGGAAAGAAAAGAGATCCGAATAAGCCTCCTTTTCAATTGGACTCGAGGGTACAGATTATTGATTCCAAAGTATCGATTGTAAACGAGAATTCTCCGGGAGAGGCCGGAAAATGGCTTGTTGCAACCGGATTTAACTTAAAAGCTCCCAACGTAAAAGTTAATGGTCCGAATGTTTCTGCATTGATTAATAATATGTCCTTCGTTACTTCCAGATGGGGAAAATCTCACTTTGTAGACACATTTTCAACGGAACTTTCCTTAACACATCAATTTTTATCATTAAAAGATCTTACTTTAAATACAGACCACACTTTACTTCAGGGAGATATTAAATTCAATCTTCATGACGGTTCATGGTCTGACTTTGCTGATAAGGTACGTTGGGATATGAATATTAAGCAGGGAAGCCAGATGAGTGGGTATGATATCAGCTATTTTGTAACCAATTGGGATAATATTAAACCTTTCAACCTGTCAGGGAAAATGACAGGGCCTTTAAATAAATTCCATCTTGAAAACTTTCTGATCAGAAATCCGGATGTTAATATTGCTACCAAAACCATGAAAGTTGACAATCTGTTGAAAGGACACTTTTCTATTGAAACAAAAGATCTTTCTACAGACTTTACTTATAAAGATTTAAAGGCGATGATGCCTACCTTTATTTCCAGTAAAATGAAAAACTTTGCAGATGATTTCGGGAAGTTAAAATACAACGGAACGGCGAAAGTAGACCCGAATCAGGTTTATGTAGAAAGCGGAAACTTATTGACAGGGATCGGCCAGGCAAAAATCTCTAAGCTTTCTCTTACGGGTTATAGCACTGCAATGCCTAAGTATACTGGGTATCTTGAGGTAAAGGATCTTAATACTTCTGTGATTACCAAAAATAAAACAGTAGGGCTAATTTCCGGTAAGTTCGATCTGAATGGACAGAGCTTTGATGTTAATACCATGCGTCTTACTACGAAATCCCAGATTGCCAGCATTGAAATCATGGATAAGGTAATTAATAATCTTTACCTGGACGGGTTGCTGGATCACAAAAAATATAACGGGCTTATTACTGTCAATGATGAGCAGGCTAAAGCCAATGTTAAAGGGCTTATTGATTTCAGTACCTCTAAAATTGCGATGGATGTGAATGCTGATGTCAGTTACCTGAACATGAATTATTTTACCGGTAAACCGGGCAATCAGATTGTAAGCGGGCAGGTTGTGGGGAAGATGTCCATGTCATCCATTAATGACCTGATATTAGATGTTGATGCCAATAATCTTAATTTTGCTACAGCTACTCAAAAATACACTATTCCTAACGCCAGGCTAAAGACTTTTGTAGATGCAGGAGGAAGAGTAATTGATGTGGATGCTCCGGGAGCTGCCACAGGAAAGATATCCGGAAGATATAGCCTGGCTGATCTTGCCGGAATGGTGGAAAACGGAGTTGGAAAAATACTGGTAGGCCCGCCCCCAAGAAAACTGTACAGAGGACAGAATTTTACTTTGAATTTTGATGTGCAGCAAGGCTTGGTCAATTATTTTCTGCCTGATCTGAGGCTTCCTAAAGGAGCTAAGGTGGAAGGAGAGTATAACGGGGATTCCAATAATCTGATCCTGAATCTTGATGCAGCCGCATTAAAGTATATCATGACCAAAGAAGATGAAATTACAGATGCCGATAAAGCTTTAGCGAGTTCTAATCCCGACTATAAAGTTAATGACAGGAAGAATATCAGCCGGGATAGTGCTCTGATTGACAGTGTTAAAGTAAGAATTAATACTGCCAGCCTAAATCAGCAGCTGTATGCGAAAATATCCAGGCTGGAGTACAATAAAAATGTGATTAAAGATTTCGAACTTAAAGGAAATAACGAAAACAGCACAACCCTGCATTTATCAACTGTATTTAAACATGGAAGTCCTGCGGATGAATCTGAGGATAAACTTAAAGAATATGCAATTAATGTGGATCAGTCTACCAATGCTCAGGGTGATTATGTCTTTAAATTTGAACCTACTGAAGTAAAATTCAACGAGGTGACCTGGGCTATAGATACAAGCCCGGAGCTTAATCATTCTATTACATATCAAAAGAAAACAGGAGATTTTGATATCAGAAATTTACGGATTTACTCAGATAAAAGCGCCTTATTTATTAAAGAAGCCCAATTTAAATCAGCCAAAGATTTTTATGTAGATGCCGATATCAATGATTTTTCTATAGAAAAACTTCTGGAAATGCAATCCGGAGGAAACGGAATGGATATACAGGGCCTTGCCAATGGAAGTGTAAAAATCAAAATGGATAAGAGCACTTTGCAGCCTTTGGTAGACCTTACCATTGATGATATTAAGATGAATGGCAATGATATGGGGGATATTACCATATCTGCTACCAACGGATTCTCGTTAAATGTTTATGATATTGATATCAAAGTACATTCAGCAGGAGCGCTGGGAAATAATTCACTGGATGTGACCGGTACAGTAAATAACAATACTTCTTCTCCTGATATAGATCTGACTGCCCAGATGCGTGACTTTGACCTGGCATTTACACAACAGTTTGTACAATCTATTTTCGGGAACATGAGAGGAAAGGCAACGGGAGATCTTAAAATCAACGGGAAGCTCAAAAACCTTGATTATAACGGAGATATTGCTTTAAAAGATTTTGGTTTAAAATTATTGTTTACAGGAGTAGATTATTCATTTGATGATACAGTCATTCAATTAACCAAAGGGCTTGCGATTCTCAACAACATTGAAGTGCATGATGGAAGATCAAACTCCAAAGGAAATATTTCCGGGGCAATCCAGTTTGAGACGTTATCTTCTATGGGGGTATCCCTGGTAATGAGGGCTGATAACCTGCTAATGCTGAATACAACTCAGAAAGATTACGATTTGTTCTGGGGAAGAGTCTACGGACAGGGAGATCTTTATGTGGACGGTCCGGTTTCAGGCCTAAGCATTACCACTCCTAATATGAAGGCGCTTAACGGAAGTACATTTACTTTCAATTCCAGTTCTACCTCTAATGTTGAAGAGTTTAAAATGCTGAGGTTCCTGAAAGAAGGAAAAGATGGTTTGGTAACGCTGGAAGAGAAGAAAAAAACAGGGGCCAATATGAATGTCGACTTTAACCTGGCGGTAGATAAAGGAACTACCGTGAATGTACTGGTGGGTGATGATGTGGGGAATATCACAGTAAAAGGTACTGCTGATCCTTTGAAATTCCAGATGAACAGACAGGGAAATATTGCAATGAACGGAACCTATAAAGTAGATAACGGAACATTTGTCTCTAAAGCCATCCTTAATAAAACATTCCAGATTGAGAAGAATAGTAGTATCAGATGGGATGGGGATGCTATGAAACCTGCGTTGGATATTAATGCCAATTATGTAAGAATGGTTTCCAACGTGGGAGAATATCTGAGTATGGGTAAACTACAACCGATCAGTATTTTGCTGCAAGCCCACATCAGTCAGTCGTTGGTAGACCCAAAGATTGATCTTGACGTGACCGCTTTAGATGTTTCCAGCCAGGTAAGAGAAACACTGGCTGCTAAAATGAGCCAGGAAGGAGAAAAGGTTCTTCAGTTCGGATCAGTTCTCCTGCTGAGTACCTTCAATGTATCCAATAGCGGAGGGGTAGATGTGAATGTGGGTAACGTGGCAGAATCATCCGGATACAATATGCTTCTGAAACAATTGGGGTCCGTTTTGAATACCATGAGTAATGAATTCCAGATCGACCTGAATTATGTGAAAGGAGATCAGAACTCAAGTATAGGAGACAGGGCCAATGCCGGAGTGAGTGTAGCCCTTTCGCCGAGAATTAATATAAAAACCGGGCTGGGAATTCCTTTGTCCAAAACTGACAATACCCAGAACAATTATCTTTCAGGGGAAGGTTCTGTAGAGTATGACCTTTCTAAAAAGAATGACGGCTCCCTTGTTATAAGGGCCTATTCCAAGCCTACCAATATCGGGATGGTAAGTACAAACGGTTCTGCTAATCAGGCGTATGGAGGGGGGATTGTGTGGAGTAAAAGCTTTAATTCTTTATTTAAAAAGAAGAAAAAAGATAAAAAAGCTTCTGACAATAAAACGGAAATAAAAACAGATTCTACAAAATCGAATGGTAAATAA
- the tsaD gene encoding tRNA (adenosine(37)-N6)-threonylcarbamoyltransferase complex transferase subunit TsaD, which produces MSDSIILGIESSCDDTSAAIIKGNSILSNIAANQAIHKEYGGVVPELASRAHQQNIIPVVEKSFTKANIQQNAISAIGFTRGPGLLGSLLVGTSFAKSLAMSLNVPLIEVNHLQAHILAHFIEDANPVPPKFPFLCLTVSGGHTMIVLVKDYFDMEIIGKTIDDAAGEAFDKIGKIFDLDYPAGPIIDKLAREGNPDAFTFNKPKLENYDYSFSGIKTSVLYFIQKEVRKNPDFIKENLNDLCASVQKCIIEILMKKLEKAAQELSIREVAIAGGVSANSALRKAMEDNKEKLGWNIYIPKFEYTTDNAAMIAMVAQLKFERGEFTDLRTTATAKYDL; this is translated from the coding sequence ATGAGCGACTCTATAATTTTAGGTATTGAATCGTCTTGCGACGACACCTCAGCAGCTATCATCAAGGGGAATTCTATTCTTTCGAACATTGCCGCAAACCAGGCCATCCATAAGGAATATGGCGGTGTAGTCCCTGAACTGGCTTCACGAGCCCATCAACAAAATATAATTCCCGTTGTTGAAAAATCTTTTACTAAAGCAAATATACAACAAAATGCAATCTCAGCTATAGGATTTACACGTGGACCCGGACTTTTGGGATCACTTCTCGTAGGAACATCATTTGCTAAGTCATTGGCAATGAGCCTTAATGTTCCTTTAATTGAAGTTAATCACCTTCAAGCCCATATTTTAGCCCATTTCATCGAAGATGCAAATCCTGTGCCGCCCAAGTTTCCTTTTTTATGCCTTACCGTAAGTGGAGGACATACCATGATTGTTCTTGTAAAAGATTATTTTGATATGGAAATTATCGGAAAAACAATCGACGATGCTGCCGGTGAAGCTTTTGATAAAATCGGGAAGATTTTTGACCTGGATTATCCTGCCGGTCCTATTATCGACAAACTTGCCAGAGAGGGAAATCCTGATGCTTTTACATTCAATAAACCGAAATTAGAAAACTACGATTATTCTTTCAGTGGCATCAAAACTTCAGTATTATATTTCATCCAGAAAGAAGTCAGAAAAAATCCTGATTTCATCAAAGAAAACCTGAACGACCTCTGTGCCTCTGTACAAAAATGCATCATAGAAATTTTAATGAAAAAGCTTGAAAAGGCTGCACAGGAACTCAGCATCAGAGAAGTAGCCATTGCCGGAGGAGTCTCCGCAAATTCTGCATTAAGGAAAGCAATGGAAGACAACAAAGAAAAACTGGGCTGGAACATCTATATCCCAAAATTTGAATATACAACAGATAATGCCGCTATGATTGCCATGGTAGCGCAACTGAAATTCGAGAGAGGAGAATTTACAGATCTGAGGACAACCGCGACAGCGAAATATGATTTATAA
- a CDS encoding RsmE family RNA methyltransferase, giving the protein MKLFYGEINGNKVIINDEEQQHIVKVLRMKSGEDIHVTDGKGRLASGRLVIEGKKAGMEVAEVKENLEEFNPKLHIAIAPTKNIDRIEFFVEKAVEMGISEISIISTEKTERKNLNIDKIRKQAIAASKQSLRFHFPVIHDIVKLSDFLKNANPESTFVAHCHENLERMELKNIPEMEQITFLIGPEGDFSEKEISFLAENKIRAVSLGNQRLRTETAGVFVAAWNYYNMV; this is encoded by the coding sequence ATGAAATTATTCTACGGAGAAATCAACGGAAATAAAGTGATCATCAACGATGAAGAGCAGCAGCACATCGTGAAAGTACTTCGCATGAAATCGGGAGAAGATATTCATGTGACGGATGGAAAAGGGAGACTTGCATCAGGAAGATTGGTTATAGAAGGGAAAAAAGCCGGCATGGAGGTGGCGGAGGTTAAAGAAAACTTAGAGGAATTCAATCCAAAATTACATATTGCCATAGCCCCTACCAAAAATATAGACCGCATTGAGTTTTTTGTAGAAAAGGCAGTAGAGATGGGCATTTCTGAAATCAGCATTATCTCAACTGAAAAAACGGAACGCAAAAATCTGAATATTGACAAGATCAGAAAACAGGCTATTGCAGCTTCAAAACAAAGCCTGAGATTTCATTTTCCGGTCATCCATGACATAGTAAAACTATCGGACTTCTTAAAGAATGCCAATCCCGAAAGTACTTTTGTAGCCCACTGTCATGAAAATTTAGAGAGAATGGAACTTAAGAACATTCCTGAAATGGAGCAAATTACTTTTTTAATTGGTCCTGAGGGAGATTTTTCCGAAAAGGAGATTTCTTTTCTCGCAGAAAATAAAATTCGGGCTGTATCTTTAGGAAATCAAAGGTTAAGAACAGAAACAGCCGGAGTTTTCGTAGCAGCGTGGAATTATTATAATATGGTCTGA
- a CDS encoding TrmH family RNA methyltransferase has translation MKMKGLVQTFEYLKQFLTEERLAKIEHFSRESSDFVLPVVEDIYQFRNAAAIVRSVEACGFHKVVALQEEYSFEPNLRVTKGADTWVEVEKLPRSMESFQKIKDRGYKIVAVSLENNAKMLPDYEITEPIALVFGTEMEGVSQEILDFADETLAIPMYGFTRSFNVSVAASICMYELKQKLIKSDIDYKLNEEKLVRMKILWAVNSIRSGQQIFDKYLKENSIDWK, from the coding sequence TTTTTAACAGAAGAAAGGCTGGCAAAAATCGAACATTTTTCCCGGGAAAGTTCTGATTTTGTGCTTCCGGTTGTAGAGGATATTTATCAGTTTCGGAATGCCGCAGCAATTGTACGCTCTGTCGAAGCTTGTGGTTTTCATAAAGTGGTGGCTTTACAGGAAGAGTATAGTTTTGAACCCAACCTTCGCGTAACAAAAGGTGCAGATACCTGGGTGGAAGTTGAAAAGCTTCCCCGTAGTATGGAATCTTTTCAGAAGATTAAAGACAGAGGCTATAAAATTGTAGCTGTTTCCCTCGAAAATAATGCTAAAATGCTGCCTGATTATGAAATTACTGAGCCTATAGCTTTGGTTTTTGGAACCGAAATGGAAGGAGTTTCACAGGAGATCCTCGACTTTGCAGATGAGACGCTGGCAATTCCCATGTATGGCTTTACCCGAAGCTTTAATGTTTCTGTGGCCGCTTCAATCTGTATGTATGAACTGAAGCAAAAGCTGATAAAATCCGATATTGATTATAAATTAAATGAAGAAAAGCTTGTAAGGATGAAAATCCTTTGGGCAGTGAATTCAATAAGAAGCGGACAGCAGATTTTTGACAAATATCTTAAAGAAAACAGTATCGACTGGAAATAA